CTTTCTTTGCGAGGAGGCTCAGGCCGATGGCTGCGGCAGATGTTCCGTTGCGATGCTACTCGCTGCATCGTACGTCCACTTATCATCGGCCAGAATAGAAGGCGACGTTCGAGGTTGTTCGGTTTGCCGGATCCGCATCGGCCGCGGTGCATGACGAGGTGAGTCCCAACAAGAGGTCCGCACAGTTGACAAGAAAATACTTCACGGGCGGCCTGCGTGCAGCTATTCGACTTCCAGGATTTCACCGGTGGCAGTCACTTCGACGTCATGCACTTTGCCATTTTTCGTTTTACCAGTGATTTCGTAGACATTCTCGCCGCGCAGCGTGGCTGTTTCAAATTTCAGGTCGGGAAACGCTTTCTTGGCGGCAGCCTGGGCGGCTTTCATCGCTGCCTCGGGCACTTGCTCGATCGTGATCGGCTTGTCGGATTGCTTTCCCTTGTGACCGCAACCGGTCAGCGCCACGAGCATCACGACACACAGCAATCGTTGCATTAGTAGGCTCCTGAGATCGTTTCTCCCGTGGCGCGGGTCGACATCGCCTGATAGGTGAGATAGTCGATGCTCGTGGGAATAAAGGTGCAATGTCCGTCCATGAACAAAAAATTCGCGCCCTGGCCATGAAAGCTGTAGAACTGATTGACGTCGCTCGCCGCCGCGCCCGGAGTGGCCTTTTCTCCCGCATGTCCCAGGACCATGCCGGTGGCGTTCTCTACGTGCGCCCGACCCACTTCATCGCCATCATCGTCGAACAGCTTGGCACCAGTCACCGCGCCTGACCAGGTCGCTAATCCTAGGAAGTGCGACCGCTCTCCGGCGGCGATCGTTTGCGTCAGTCCGTCGGTAATGTCAGCGAATCGCACGGCGCTATTGCGGAAGAACAATCCGTCGCCATCAACGCCCGGCTCCGTCGAACCATACATCGCCACGTAATTCGAAGGGGCAACTTCGCAGATCTTTGAAATCGGATTGCCGAGATTGTCGCGAGTCCAAGCCGTCCACGAGGGAGCGACTTCATCCGAGGGGCAAAGATAGGTGGGGATCTTTGCGACGCGTACGCCGTTCGTGGCGTCTTCGATCGGCAGGTTGAAATGAATGACGCCAAAGATGGGAGATTGTTCGAGTTGTGGCAGAATGCTTGCCCCCCACGCCCAGCCCGGCCCTGTATCGTTACCTTGGCTGTCGAACCCTGCCACGTAACCTGCAGGCAGCCTC
This sequence is a window from Pirellulales bacterium. Protein-coding genes within it:
- a CDS encoding PepSY domain-containing protein; protein product: MQRLLCVVMLVALTGCGHKGKQSDKPITIEQVPEAAMKAAQAAAKKAFPDLKFETATLRGENVYEITGKTKNGKVHDVEVTATGEILEVE
- a CDS encoding DUF1559 domain-containing protein, whose product is MARRAFTLVEVLVVVAIIGLLIAILLPAVQAARESARRAECFNNLKQIGLALTSYHDAYGRLPAGYVAGFDSQGNDTGPGWAWGASILPQLEQSPIFGVIHFNLPIEDATNGVRVAKIPTYLCPSDEVAPSWTAWTRDNLGNPISKICEVAPSNYVAMYGSTEPGVDGDGLFFRNSAVRFADITDGLTQTIAAGERSHFLGLATWSGAVTGAKLFDDDGDEVGRAHVENATGMVLGHAGEKATPGAAASDVNQFYSFHGQGANFLFMDGHCTFIPTSIDYLTYQAMSTRATGETISGAY